A DNA window from Pongo abelii isolate AG06213 chromosome 2, NHGRI_mPonAbe1-v2.0_pri, whole genome shotgun sequence contains the following coding sequences:
- the LOC134761024 gene encoding small ribosomal subunit protein uS17, producing the protein MADIQTERAYQKQPTIFQNKKRVLLGETGKEKLPRYYKNIGLGFKTPKEAIEGTYIDKKCPFTGNVSIRGRILSGVVTKMKMQRTIVIRRDYLHYIRKYNRFEKRHKNMSVHLSPCFRDVQIGDIVTVGECRPLSKTVRFNVLKVTKAAGTKKQFQKF; encoded by the coding sequence ATGGCGGATATTCAGACTGAGCGTGCCTACCAAAAGCAGCCGACCATCTTTCAAAACAAGAAGAGGGTCCTGCTGGGAGAAACTGGCAAGGAGAAGCTTCCGCGGTACTACAAGAACATCGGTCTGGGCTTCAAGACACCCAAGGAGGCTATTGAAGGCACCTACATTGACAAGAAATGCCCCTTCACTGGTAATGTGTCCATTCGAGGGCGGATCCTCTCTGGCGTGGTGACCAAGATGAAGATGCAGAGGACCATTGTCATCCGCCGAGACTATCTGCACTACATCCGCAAATACAATCGCTTCGAGAAGCGCCACAAGAACATGTCTGTACACCTGTCCCCCTGCTTCAGGGACGTCCAGATCGGTGACATCGTCACAGTGGGCGAATGCCGGCCTCTGAGCAAGACAGTGCGCTTCAACGTGCTCAAGGTCACCAAGGCTGCCGGCACCAAGAAGCAGTTCCAGAAGTTCTGA